The genomic stretch AAGGCCGAAGCGCGTAGCGATCTGCCGGAGCTGCGTCGTCTGCTGGTTGCTCGCGGTTATCAGGAAGCGATCACTTACAGCTTCATCGATCCAAAACAGTTCGAGCTGTTCAACCCAGGTGTTGAACCACTGCTGTTGGCGAACCCGATCTCCAATGACATGGCTGCGATGCGTTCGTCGCTGTGGCCGGGTCTGGTCAAATCGCTGCAGCACAACCTGAATCGTCAGCAGGATCGCGTCCGTCTGTTTGAGAGCGGTCTGCGCTTCGTCGGTCAGCTGGAAGGCCTGAAGCAAGAGCCGATGCTGGCTGGTGTTGTCTGCGGTAGCCGTTTGCCGGAAGGCTGGGCGCAAGGTCGCGATACCGTGGACTTCTTCGACGTCAAGGCTGACGTGGAAGCGGTGCTGGGTTTTGCCGGTGCGCTGGATTCGTTCACCTTCACTCCGGGCAAGCATCCGGCACTGCACCCGGGTCAAACCGCGCGCATCGAGCGTGAAGGGCGTGAAGTCGGTTTTATCGGTGCGATTCACCCTGAACTGTCGAAATCCCTTGGTCTCGACCGTCCGGTCTTCGTTTTCGAGCTGGTTCTGGCTGAAGTGGCGTTGGGCAAAATGCCTAAATTCCACGAGTTGTCGCGCTTTCCTGAAGTACGTCGTGACCTTGCACTGATTGCGCACAAAGACGTTGCGGCCTCGGCTGTACTGGACGTAATCCGTGAAAATGCAGGCGAATGGCTGACAGACCTCAGGCTATTTGACGTGTATCAGGGTAAAGGTATTGATCCTGATAGAAAAAGCCTTGCAGTCGGCTTGACCTGGCAGCATCCATCGCGCACTCTTAATGACGATGAGGTGAATTCGACGACGCAAAATATCCTCACCTCGCTCGAACAAAGGTTGAACGCCACGTTAAGGAAGTGACGTATGGGGGCTTTGACGAAAGCTGAGATGGCGGAACGTCTGTATGAAGAGCTGGGCCTGAACAAGCGGGAAGCCAAGGAATTGGTAGAACTGTTTTTCGAGGAAATCAGGCACGCTCTTGAAGACAACGAGCAGGTCAAATTGTCGGGTTTCGGCAATTTCGACCTTCGGGACAAACGCCAGCGGCCTGGCCGCAACCCGAAAACGGGGGAAGAAATCCCGATCACGGCTCGCCGTGTGGTCACCTTTCGTCCAGGGCAGAAGTTGAAAGCCCGAGTTGAGGCTTATGCTGGAACCAAGTCATAACGACGAACTACCCGTCATCCCGGGCAAACGCTACTTCACCATCGGTGAAGTCAGCGAGCTGTGTGCGGTAAAACCACACGTGCTGCGCTACTGGGAGCAGGAGTTTCCTCAGCTCAACCCCGTCAAACGCCGCGGAAACCGCCGGTATTATCAGCGCCAGGATGTGCTGATGATCCGGCAAATCCGCGCGCTCCTTTACGATCAAGGATTCACCATCGGCGGCGCACGTTTGCGACTGTCCGGTGATGAGGCCAAAGACGACACAACCCAATACAAGCAAATGATCCGCCAGATGATCGCCGAGCTCGAAGATGTTCTGGTGGTTCTCAAGAAATAATTTCCTGCTTTTAAATACTTCCAGTTTTCAAAAGCTTGCGATATATTCTTGAGCGTTCTTCGAGATGAGGAGCGAGTATCACGCCTAGTCGGGGCGTAGCGCAGTCCGGTAGCGCACTAGCATGGGGTGCTAGGGGTCGAGTGTTCGAATCACTCCGTCCCGACCATAATTCCTGAGTAAAATCAGACACTTAAGCCGATCAGCCAGATCGGCTTTTTTGTGCCTGCGCAAAACCCGCGCAAAACTTGCGCAAAACTACCCGGTGATTTCGCTGATATTGAGGTCTGGAATCGCCTCTGACCAGACGATTTCAGCGTGGTCCTTTTGGTAGTTTTTGGTCATGGTTTCGCTGGCGTGGCCTGCGATCTTTTGACCGTCTTTCCCGGCTTTCTGGTACAGGTGCAGCGAAAGCGCTCGCACTTCGTGGAAGCCCGGCATTTCCTCTTCTTTCCATCCCTTGTAACAACCCGCCGCTTCCCGGGCCTCCTTGAAGGCTCGCGTCAAATACCGTTCTTCAACCTGCGTCCAGTGATCCTTAGTCTGTGCCTGTTTCTGTTTCTTGCGATCGGGGCGGCGGTGGACCAGGTATGGAGAGACGATGTCATCCCGGCACCGGCTGATCACGGCCTGGAGTTCTTCGGTCACTTTGAACCGAATCCACGCTGCGTCACTGGCCTTGGCCGTCTTCTGCTGCACCACATACAGAAACCCTTCCCGAACCCCGTCGAATCGCATATTGAGAATGTCGGTGCGCCGCTGCGCGGTGATCAACGCCAGATCGATCGCGTTCTGCAGCCAGAACGGCGACTTCTCCCGGATGGCTTTCAGGCCTTCGATGTTGTGCCGCTTGCGCTGCTTCTTCTCAATGCGGTTGATGGTGCTGGCCGCTGGGTTGTCGGGGCACAAGCCTTTTGCCGCTGCATGGTTGAAGATGTCGATCAGCAGGGCCCGGCATTGGTTGGCAGTGCGCGGAGTGAGAGCGTCCAGCATTTCCGCGATCATGCGGATCGTGATCTGGTCGACCGCTTTGCCTTCGAACTGCTTTCGGAAACGGCGGAAGTGGACGGCGTAAAGCCCGAGCGTTCCCTTGGCCAGTTCGCGCGGCGGGAGCACGTCGCGCTCGTATGTGTCCAGGAAACCGGCTAACGATTCGGATGTGCTGCCCATTACTGCGCCGATCAGGTCGGCGCCGCGCATGAACTCCAGGTTCAACTGCTTCGCGGCATCGATCGCTTTGATTCGGTCGGTGCCGAACTGAAACCACTTACCGTCGGTTGGCCGCCGGTAGCGATAGCTCGAACGCCGCGAGTCGAAGTACAGGTTCTGCGGAAGGTTCTTGTTCGCCTTGTTGCGCGGCCGTGGGACCATCATGCAGCTCCTTTCAATACCATTGCGACCAGGTCGTTTCCTGCCGACTTGCTGAACGCCGTCCAGTCAACGTACCAGAGTTTTCCTATCTGCTCGCCGGGCACCTTCCCGTTCCGGATGTAGTTGCGGATCGCTTGGGGGCACGGGGGTGTGCCGTTCTCGCCCCAGCGACGGCGCTGGAACTCACTGATCTTGATCAGCTCTTTTTTCATGGGATGCTCCACGCCGCCGGCGGCGGCAGAAGGTGGTGATGGGGTATGCCGCTTGCCTTAAAGCGGCAAGCTTTGTGGTTAAATGAGATGAGTTCTTAAGGAGAGGGACGCGATGAAAAAGGCATTTCAAAACCCGATGTTCTTAACCGGGCTGCCGCTGACAATCTGCGGTGTTGCGATTACTGCGCCGGGTTTATGGATTCCAGGGCTGGTACTGATGGTCGCCGGTTTCACGATTGGAAAACGCTCCTGATTTCATCGCCACGGCCCCTTGTAGATCAAGTAGGCCATGTAGAGCGGGGCGAAGATCATGGCGTCACCTCTGAGGTTTCTGGAATATCCTCGAACGTGTAAGTCCTGATGACGCGCTCTTCGACGCCGGAGACCTTGATGAATTTTGCTTCTTCAACCCAGGGATAGGCGTCTGGCTCGCCGTGCTTACCGCCGCCGCTCATCTCACAAAAGGCAAGAGCACGACCATCAGGCAGGATGAAGGCCTTCACATCGACCTCGTAGTTGCGATCCCAACTGTAGTGGCACCAAGAAGCGATGCCGCGAACTTCCTCAGCCTCATAACGCACTTCGTTGATGGCGTCGTCATGCTCGTTTTCGTCGAACAGGGTGTCGAGTAGTTCGCCTGGTGCAGCGGACAGAAAAGCATTGTCGATATTGCTGTCCTGCCCATCATCATCGGTGAACGTGTAGGCGTAGCCGAATTCAAGCCCCTTGCGCATGACGAGCAGCTTCGCCATCTGGCTTGCAGTG from Pseudomonas allokribbensis encodes the following:
- a CDS encoding tyrosine-type recombinase/integrase, encoding MVPRPRNKANKNLPQNLYFDSRRSSYRYRRPTDGKWFQFGTDRIKAIDAAKQLNLEFMRGADLIGAVMGSTSESLAGFLDTYERDVLPPRELAKGTLGLYAVHFRRFRKQFEGKAVDQITIRMIAEMLDALTPRTANQCRALLIDIFNHAAAKGLCPDNPAASTINRIEKKQRKRHNIEGLKAIREKSPFWLQNAIDLALITAQRRTDILNMRFDGVREGFLYVVQQKTAKASDAAWIRFKVTEELQAVISRCRDDIVSPYLVHRRPDRKKQKQAQTKDHWTQVEERYLTRAFKEAREAAGCYKGWKEEEMPGFHEVRALSLHLYQKAGKDGQKIAGHASETMTKNYQKDHAEIVWSEAIPDLNISEITG
- the ihfA gene encoding integration host factor subunit alpha; the encoded protein is MGALTKAEMAERLYEELGLNKREAKELVELFFEEIRHALEDNEQVKLSGFGNFDLRDKRQRPGRNPKTGEEIPITARRVVTFRPGQKLKARVEAYAGTKS
- a CDS encoding MerR family transcriptional regulator → MLEPSHNDELPVIPGKRYFTIGEVSELCAVKPHVLRYWEQEFPQLNPVKRRGNRRYYQRQDVLMIRQIRALLYDQGFTIGGARLRLSGDEAKDDTTQYKQMIRQMIAELEDVLVVLKK